Proteins encoded together in one Diceros bicornis minor isolate mBicDic1 chromosome 18, mDicBic1.mat.cur, whole genome shotgun sequence window:
- the LOC131417480 gene encoding keratin-associated protein 9-7-like gives MTHSCCSPCCQPTGCGSSCCGSSCCQPCCPSTRCQTTCCRTACYQPTCVTSCCRPSYCSSTCCQPTCSECSCCGQTFSGSSCCQPSSSGPVYCRRTCYHPTCICLPWCQAQSCGSSCCQPCCRPACCESSCCQPSCC, from the exons ATGACTCATTCCTGCTGCTCCCCTTGCTGCCAGCCCACTGGCTGTGGGTCCAGCTGttgtggatccagctgctgccAGCCTTGCTGCCCCTCAACTCGCTGTCAAACCACCTGCTGTAGGACCGCCTGCTACCAACCAACTTGTGTGACCAGCTGCTGCCGCCCTTCCTACTGCAGCTCAACCTGCTGCCAGCCCACCTGCTCtgagtgcagctgctgtggacaaACCTTCAGTGGGTCCAGCTGCTGCCAGCCTT CTAGCTCTGGACCCGTGTACTGCCGGAGAACATGCTACCACCCCACTTGCATCTGCCTGCCTTGGTGCCAAGCACAGAgctgtggatccagctgctgccAGCCTTGCTGCCGCCCAGCCTGCTGTGAGTCCAGCTGCTGCCAGCCGTCCTGCTGCTGA